The Pseudanabaena sp. FACHB-2040 genomic sequence TCTTTAGATGCATCCATCGCTTCCCTATCCCTCGCTATACTGCTCAAAGCTTAGCGTTGTTAGCTATCTACGTAGCTAAGCATTCCTACTCATCGCAAATTTGGGATGCACTCGATCTGATCCGCTTGTACACCAACAATACTCACGCCGCGCATATTAAACTGCGTACCATCACGATGGGTGCCGAACCAGTACCACTCAGCCCAGGCCGTGTCACCCTCTACTGCCGAACAGAGCAACTCTGAGTGAAAGTCTGGGATGGCGTGGAAGATGCCAGACCAATTCTTACGGGCATTCTCAATTCCCTCGAAACCTCTCTCAGGATGGAGTGGATGATTGCCCTGAAAGTTGGGTGCAAAGCAGGCTAAAAGCGCTTCTAGGTCTTGTGCGTTCTGTGCTTGTTGCAGTCGCTCTATGACGGCGATTTGATTGGATTTCATGATTTCTCCTTAATTAAAAAGCCTAACCCTGTTTGCGATGAACTCGTTAAAACGGCGTAACACTGCTCTGAATCCTCCTTGCTCTAGAGGATATACAGCAAACCAGATAACACCGTCGCGAGCGGATGAAGGTGATACTCCAGGGAAACGACGACTCCAAAGTTGCCTCCTCCTCCACGCAGTCCCTAAAGTAGATCCGGATGCTTCTCGGCATTTGCGGCCACAAGCTGCCCGTCGGCAGTTACCACTTGTGCTGACAGCAGGTTATCGGCACCCAGTCCATAAGCACCCGTCAGAGGACCATAGCCTTCCCCCAAAGTAATCCAGCCATCCCAATGCTGGAAATGGTTCCCGTAGCTGTCGCCAACCCATAGATTCTGTGCTGCCTCAATCAGGTCGCCAGCCGTTGCTCCACCTTGAACATGGGCTGTGCGCTTGTCCGGATTAATGGTGACGGCTCTCATCTGGGACAAATCGATCGCGACGCCATTCTTCAGACAAAACTCGTCCGGCAAAATCGTGTCCTCCACCTCGAACAGAGAGTCCCAGTCCCTGCGCACGTGTCCAGCGAACCGTGTGAATGACATCTTGCACACTTAGACAACGAGCGATCGCCGCTCAAAGTACTAACTCAAGCGATCTGCCAACGGTTTTGCCGCGATCTCGTTCAGGTCAGCCACCGTTTGCTGCGGAAGTTGCAGCGCCGCAGCTTTGACATTCTGACGTAAATGCTCAACCGATGACGTGCCGGGAATCAGCAAGATATTGGGAGAGCGCTGAAGCAACCATGCCAGCGCTACTTGCATCGGTGTCGCGTCTAAAGACTTGGCGGTGCTTTCAAGTACCGAAGATTGTAGCTGCGTGAACCCACCCAGCGGGAAGAACGGCACATAAGCGATGCCCTGCTGTGCGAGATCGTCGATGAAAGCATCATCTTCCCGGTGCGCCACATTGTACTGGTTCTGCACACAGACAACTTCCGTGATCGTTTGCGCCTCTGCTAACTGTGTAGGCGTGACATTGCTCAAACCGAGGTGACGAATTAATCCCTGCTTCTTAAGTTCGGCTAAGGTCGTCAGCGGCTCGGCGAGAGAACCCTCCGATAGTCCGTGACCGTCACCCATGTCACCCATCAAGCGGAGATTGACGATATCGATCGCATCGAGTCCGAGGTTATGCAGGTTGTCGTGAATTGCCTCAGTCAGATCCTGCCGCGACATCGCAGGAACCCATGATCCATCTTTAGGACGACGTGCTCCAGCCTTGGTTACAATCACCAAATCTTCGGGGTAGGGATGTAGAGCTTGTCGAATAATCTGATTTGTGATGTGAGGTCCGTAGATGTCGCTCGTATCTATGTGATTAATGCCAAGTGCGATCGCTTCGCGCAAAATAGCAACGGCTGCATCCACATCTCGTGGCGCACCCATTACATTCGGACCCGCGAGTTGCATAGCACCATAGCCGATGCGTTTCACTGTGATTGAGGTGTTCGGCAGCGTAAAAGTGCCGCCAAGGTTCGTTTGCTCAGACATATTGCTACTTTCTCCAAGAATTTTTTAGTGGTTTACCGAAAGCAATGCAGCAGCATCTCCCTGACTCTTTGAGGGTCCTCTTAAGATGCTTTCATCCTGTACAAGATTTGTTGAGAGTAGAGTTGTTGTAAAAGCTGGAAATTCAATCAGCTCTTATTCGCTGCTCACGCGCAACACAATTTTGCCCAGATAGTGCTGTCTCATCGCTGACTGCGCTTGTGCCGCCTCTTCCAGCCTAAATGTCTGTGCGATGTGAACTTGAAACTCACCGATGCCGATCAATCGATTGAGTTGGTCTAACAATGTTGGGTTGGCGAACCCATTTGCTTTCTTGAGTTCCACACCGGCGGGTGCTTTAGGTTCGGGCATCACGCCATTAGGAAAGGTGGTCATTCCGCCCTGACGGACCAAACTCAGCGTTGATTGAACGGTATCGCCGCCCGCCAGCACCAGCGCGATATCGAAGCCATCGGGCGCAAAGGCACGGGCGCGTTGCACAACGTCGTCGCTATGTCCGTCTACTGCTTCATCCGCCCCCAACTGCTTAACCAAAGCTACACCGTCTGCACCCGATGCGATCGCGAAAACGTTCGCGCCCATGCGTTTAGCCAGTTGTAGCGCAACGTGACCGACGCCACCGCTCGCGCCCCACAGCATCAATTTGGTTTTGTTGCCTGTCCCCGACACTTGCAAATTGCTGAGTGCCGTTACACCAGCAATGGGTAGCCCGCCCGCCATCAACATATCGAGACCATCGGGCATCGGCGCGACCGTCTCTGAAGAGACGACGACGTATTCTGCATAGCTATCACCCTTGTCGTTCATGAAGCTCTGGGCGTAAACGCGGTCGCCAAAAGCAAAACGTTCAACGCCATCGCCAATCGCAACAATAGTGCCTGCACATTCACCGCCCAGCACACGCGGAAAGTGAACTTCGTTATACACTAGCTCACCTTCACGCTCCATCTCATCCCAGATGCCGACTCCGGCGATCTTGATGCGAATCAAAACTTCGCCTGCATCCACTGTAGGCAAGGGTAAGGTGTGCAAAGTCAGCTTGTCAGCATGACCGAACTCGTCAACAGTCATTACTTTCATTTGTTGGGGAGTATTTTGCATAAATAGGTTCTCCTGCTAATTGCTTGAGTTGTTATTGAGGGGTTCGGAGGCGTAAAACTGCTGACAAATTTTGTTTGGACGGATTGCCATTTCTTCCAAAAAGTTTTTAATTGTTTAAGGAGGACAATGCGGCATTGTTCTCTTTTTTTTAACGTTTCCTAAATGCGTTCATCTTACAAATTCGAGCTAGTATTTCCAATGCCTAGAGCTCTTTGATCCTTGCTTAATTCTCCAGCATGGATAACTGGTAGCAATGCAAAACTACATAATTGCCTTCAGCGAAGACGCGCTTAAACTGGACGCACTTGCCCGGATATTCTTTCGCCATCCTCTCGAAATATTCGATGAAAGCCTGCTTCCCGTCGGCCACCGCTGAGTTGTGCTGGATGTACACATCGCCGACATATTTCTCGATGGCTTCTGCAGGCTGACACTAATTGAACATCAGGTCATAAAACGCCGTGACCGTTTGTTTGTTGTGCTCAAGTTTATCCGTCATCCGTTCCACACCTCACATTACCCGAAACGCCCAACGGCTCAAATCAGCGGCGGCGAAGAAACTCGAACGCGGCACTAGCGGCTTGACACCGTTTGCTTCATTGTTAGGTGACCGCTCTAGACACAGCACCCATTTAGATTGACGTAAGGACGAGAACTGCTCGCGGAGCTGCGTAGAATGGTTCGCTGCGTTCCAGGTACCGCTGGTAGAAGGGCAGTTGCAGGATTTCGTTCAGGTACTCGTTTCCGTTACGCCAGCGCTCGAACAGCACAAACATCCCAGGCTGATCGGCGACCTCACCGACCTCAAGTGAGATGCACGCTTCCAAACGGCGGGCTTGAGGCAAGATCTCTCGGAGTTCCATCAAGAACTCCTCGCGGTACTCAGGCTGAATCATGAGCGTGTTACTCATCATCAGTTCTTTGTCAGAGACTTGTGGCATCTTTTCCTGTGGCATGTGTGTTTCTCCTTCGACTCTGTTCGATGGGAAGTTTATAGATGGACTTTTATACGCGATCGGGTAGTGCTTTTTAACGAGGAAGCGATCTTAGATTTGTGCCATGCCACCATCGACGAATAGCTCAATGCCGTTGACAAAGCTGCTGTCATCTGAAGCGAGAAAGACAACGGCTTTGGCGATCTCGTCGGGTGTGCCAGCTCGTCCCAATAGAATATTGTTAGCTTGGCTCGCCACAAATTCTTTCAACTGCTCTTCACTGAGTCCTCAGAGAAGATCGTAAGCGGGAGTCGGAATGAGACCAGGGCTGACCGCATTCACTCGAATCTGGCGGTCTTTGAGGTCGAGTGTCCAGGTGCGGGCAAACGATCGCACGGCAGCTTTGGTGGCACCATACACGCTGAAGGCTGGGATACCCTTGATGGAATTAGTTGAGGCATTCAGGATGATGGAAGTGCCCTCTGGCATCAGCGGCAGTGCCTTCTGCACAGTGAACAGTAGACCCTTGACATTGGTGTTGAAGGTTTTGTCAAAGTGTTCTTCGGTGATCGCTCCAAGCGGGATGAGCTCGCCACCACCAGCATTCGCAAAGATCACATCCAAGTGGCCTTGCTCTTGCTCGATCGTGGCATAAAGCCGATCGAGGTCTGCCAGCTTTGAGACATCGCCCTGAATGCCAGTCACGTTCTTACCAATCCCGTTTACAGCCGCATCAAGTTCAGTCTGGCGACGACCCGTGATAAAGACATAGGCACCTTCGGCGACAAATCGCTTGGCAGTGGCAAGTCCGATGCCGCTGGTGCCGCCAGTGACAAGCGCAACTTTTCCTGAGAGTTTTTGTGACATGGTGTTTTCCTGGTTGAGTTTACGGGAAACGTAAGGCATGGTGATTAACGCTTATACGTCAATCGGGCATTCTTGTGAGTGTTCATCCAAGTACAAAAGTGGAATGGATTATTGCGTTTAGATGTGCGCGATAACCTTCAAGATGCAGCGCTGATCAATTCCTCGCTTTTCGCCCAAAGCTGCTTGGCTTTGTTAGCGTCGAGCGCATACGACCTGACACCATCGGCAAACGGGTTGGGCGTGTCATCAATCGGTGCGATCGCACAATCTTCGAGATAATGTCCACCGATCTCGTCTTTATTCGCCACGACTGCTGCCCAAACCGATGTCGCGGCTGCCTGCGGAATTTCTTTCAACTCTTTCGGCGGCAGACCCGCTTCGGTGCGCGCTGCGTCAACAGTCTGCAAAAGTCCCTGCAAATCCTCCGGCAAGAGATGGCGGGGTAGATCCGTGAGACTGTTTCCGGGCATCACCGAAGCAGCCCGAATGCCGCGATCACGATGCCGCCTGTCAAACTCCACAGCGAACAGTGAATTGGCGGTTTTCGAGCGGCTATAGGCAACCCATGAATCGTACGCCTGCTGCTCGAAATTCGGATCGTCCAAATCGATATCGGCACCACGATGCGCGAGCGACGACAGGACGACCAGCCGTCCATTATCGGCGAGCAGCGGCTCGATCCCATTGATCAGGGCGAAATGACCAAGATGGTTCGTCCCGAACTGGACTTCAAAGCCGTCGATCGTCCGACCGAACGGAGTTGCCATAACGCCAGCGTTAGCGATGATGGCATCGAACGGTTGACCGTCAGCCAACAGTTTATCCGCACAGGCACGAACGCTTTGCAAGGATGCCAGATCGAGATTGATCAACTCCAGGCTGCCACCTCCTGGGGACGCAGCATCACGAACCGATGCAGTGGCTGGCTCAGCTTTAGCGAGGTTCCGGACCGCGCCGACGACGCTCGCGCCGTGCGAGACCAGTGAGCGGGCGGTTTCAAGCCCAATGCCTGACGATGCACCCGTAATGAGAAATCGCTTTCCCTTGAGATTAATGCCGGAAAGCACCTCGTCGGCGGTCGATTTTGCACCAAATGTTTCAGTCATTTCTTCTTCCTTTAATTGTGCGTTTAGCACTAATAACCAGCATCATGGCTCCAGTCAGTAGCGAGATTCGGATATAAGTCGTAGCAATCAGGGTTCTCCTCCCAGCATGAGTTGGTGGCTCTACAGTAAGCCATTGGGCAGACACCCCTTTCGCGTGATAGTGATTATTCAGGCCGCTCTGATGAGCACCAACACGAAGACCGTGGGCAGGTTGTTGATAACGTGGGCAATGACGCCAGGCCAGATCGAGCCGCTGCGGCGGAACAATTCAGCGCTGACGAGACCAAATACCAAAGCTATTGCGAAGACGATGTTGACGCCGTGAGCGAGGGCGAAGATCAGGGTGCTGCCCACAACACCAATCAACGGGCCGTAGCGCAGCAGCGCGTTCGTGATAACACCCCGGAAGAGCAGTTCCTCGACGAGGGGCACGAGCAGACCGATAAACAGCGTAGCCAGCACCAGGGACAGCACCCGGCCGCTGCCAGCGTCACCGTACACCTCCTGGGGGGTGGAGCTATCTCCGGTGAGGGCGGTGTAGGCCATGGCCGCAAAACCTCTGACCACGAAGGCGACCACCCCCGCTCCGACCCCGATCAGGAGCCAGCGCGCCGTGGTGCGGCGCACACCGAAGGCGCTCCACGAGCGGAGGCGCAGCAGCGCCGCTGCCGCAAACCCAGCAAAGGGGGCGATAACAGACAGCGCGGCGAGGGCTAGGCCGTAGACGACGGGATCGAGGCCGAGCTGCCCGGACAGCATCACCTCTCAAGTTCTCTTTGTCTTAGTTCACTTGAGTGTAATTAGTTCCAACACTCAACTTCTTGCAGATTCCTATGGAGTTCCCGATGGAATTAGCGAACCTATTTCAGTGTTACTTTAGTAAGTTGCTTGAAGTGCTGTATCCAACATTTCGCACTGCCGCTCGACTACTGCGCTACATACCCACCATCTACCATCAACGTTTCACCTGTTATGAACGATGCCAGGTCAGATGATAAAAACAGAACTGCATCTGCAACTTCAAGCGGTGTTCCAATTCGTCCGATCGGGTGGAGTCCTGTTATGTAAGCTTTGACCTCATCCTGCCCACCTGTCGCTGCTTCAAACATATCTGTTTCGATTGCTGCTGGTGCAACGACATTGATGCGAATACCCGCTTTGGCATATTGGAGCGCGGCGGCTTTTGTTAAGCCTACGACCGCATGTTTACTCGCGGGCGTTGCTGATCCTGGGGATGAAGCAATACCTGGAATCCTTGACGCTTCATTTCAATATGAGTGAAGCCATCCCTCTATTCAGCAACGCCTACTCGCGGTGTAGAGGGGTTGGGTAGGAACTGCAACGACTCCAGCCCCAGATGATGTATTGACGATCGAACCACTTCCCTGTTTCAACATCTGAGCGATTTCATGCTTCATCGACAACCAAACGCCTTTGACATTGACGTTCATCGTGCGATCGTATTCAGCTTCTGTTTGCTCAATCAATGAGGGGTTTTCGCCGACAGTTCCTGCATTATTAAAGGCAATATCTAACCGACCAAAAACGCTAACCGCTTTATCAACCATTGCTTCAACATCGGCTTCTTTCGTGACATCTGCTTGCACAAAAATCGCCTCTCCGCCAGCTTCCTGAATCAATCGAACCGTTTCTTCACCTTCATCCATTCGACGACCAACCACCACCACCTTTGCTTGTTGTTGGGCATAGGTGATCGCGGTAGCTCTGCCAATTCCCGATGTGCCACCAGTGACTAACGCCACCTTATTCTGAAGTATCATTCTACTTCTCCTAAAATCAAGCCCGGTTGTTCTCTCTTGAAATGGATCGATTCACTGTGAGTCCACCATCAACCATCAAAAATTAACTCGCTGTATATCCACCATCGATCGCCAAAGACTGACCTGTGATGTAGCTGGCAGCATCAGAGCAAAGAAAAATAACGGCTTGAGCGATTTCTGCTGCCTGGCCAATACGACCCATCGGAACCATAGACCCGAGATCATCAAACGTGATACCCATCTGGTTAGCGCTACGAGCCATAAGGTCAGTCGCGATCGGACCCGGATTGACAGCATTAATCCGAATGCCCTGTTTGGCATAATCGAGGGCAGCCGATCGCGTTAACCCCATCACGGCATGTTTGCTGGCAACGTAAGGAGAGATTCCCGGCAACGCAACAAGACCATTCGTTGATGAATTGTTCACGATCGCGCCTGCGCCTTGGGTTAGCATCTGCTGAATTTCGTATTTCATACAGAGAAATAGCCCTCGTGCATTGATCGACATGATCTGGTCAAAATCCTCGATCGATTGTTCATGCAACGGTGTAACAACAAGATCGATTCCAGCATTGTTAAAGGCACAATCGAGTTTGCCGTAAGTAGCGACCGTTTTTTGCACCAGGGCTTGCACATCCGCTTCACTCGATACATCTGATTTGACGAACAAGCATTCTGCCCCAGTCTCGCGAATCAAATCAGCCGTTTCTTCACCTTCTACACCGCGTATGTCCGAGAAGACCACTTTTGCTCCCGCAGCACCGAATGCAATTGCTGTTGCTCGACCAATTCCCGATGCGCCTCCCGTAACTAACGCCACTTTATCTTGCAGTATCATTTTGTTTCTCCTGTTTCAATCAAGATTGACTTTCCGAGATTTAGCTCATTTGTCCAATCGGTCGAACAATGATTTCATTGACATCTACGTCGACGGGTTGCTCGATTGCGAATGTAATTGCCCGTGTGATCGCTTCTGCTGGAATGGCAGAGTCGCGGAATTTCTCCACCCATTCCGCTGCTTCAGCATCCGTGGTCGTGCTGGCGAGTTCAGATTCAGTATTTCCAGGCGAAATCACTGTCACCCGAATATCCGGCGATTCCTGCCGCAGTCCCTCGGAAATCGCTCGAACCGCAAACTTAGTGGCGCAGTATATGGCTGCGGTTGGATAGACGTTGTGCCCGCCGATCGAGGATAGATTGACAAACTGCCCTGATCGTTGCTGCTTAAAGAGAGGTAGCGCAGCAGCAATCCCGTGAAGCACACCGCGAATGTTCACATCAATCATGCGGTTCCATTCATCGACCTTCAGCACCTCAAGCCTGGAGAGTGGCATCAAGCCTGCATTGTTCACCACAACATCAAGGCGACCAAATTTATCTTGGGCAAACTCGACAAAGGCTTGCATGTCTTCGAGGTTGGTGACATCCAGGGTACGGTATTCTGCTTCGCCGCCTTTAGAGCGAATTTCGGCAGAAATTGCTTCCAGTCGATCGGTGCGCCGCGCCCCTAACACAACCCGTAAACCCTGATGAGCCAGCAATCTGGCAGTTGCTTCACCAATACCGCTACTAGCTCCAGTAATCGCAATAACTTTGTTCTCAACAGTTAACATGGTGATTGTTCCTTGTAGGTGATTAAAGCTGATTAGCAGTTAGACTGCTTTTAGGATGTCTGCCTGTACGACTTGGGCAAGCTGCTTCATATACAACCGCGCCCATGCGATCGCGTTTTCTCTCAGTCCCACCACAACAACACC encodes the following:
- a CDS encoding FAD-binding protein; the encoded protein is MPDEFCLKNGVAIDLSQMRAVTINPDKRTAHVQGGATAGDLIEAAQNLWVGDSYGNHFQHWDGWITLGEGYGPLTGAYGLGADNLLSAQVVTADGQLVAANAEKHPDLL
- a CDS encoding SDR family oxidoreductase; translated protein: MLTVENKVIAITGASSGIGEATARLLAHQGLRVVLGARRTDRLEAISAEIRSKGGEAEYRTLDVTNLEDMQAFVEFAQDKFGRLDVVVNNAGLMPLSRLEVLKVDEWNRMIDVNIRGVLHGIAAALPLFKQQRSGQFVNLSSIGGHNVYPTAAIYCATKFAVRAISEGLRQESPDIRVTVISPGNTESELASTTTDAEAAEWVEKFRDSAIPAEAITRAITFAIEQPVDVDVNEIIVRPIGQMS
- a CDS encoding SDR family NAD(P)-dependent oxidoreductase; translated protein: MTETFGAKSTADEVLSGINLKGKRFLITGASSGIGLETARSLVSHGASVVGAVRNLAKAEPATASVRDAASPGGGSLELINLDLASLQSVRACADKLLADGQPFDAIIANAGVMATPFGRTIDGFEVQFGTNHLGHFALINGIEPLLADNGRLVVLSSLAHRGADIDLDDPNFEQQAYDSWVAYSRSKTANSLFAVEFDRRHRDRGIRAASVMPGNSLTDLPRHLLPEDLQGLLQTVDAARTEAGLPPKELKEIPQAAATSVWAAVVANKDEIGGHYLEDCAIAPIDDTPNPFADGVRSYALDANKAKQLWAKSEELISAAS
- a CDS encoding SDR family oxidoreductase, translated to MILQDKVALVTGGASGIGRATAIAFGAAGAKVVFSDIRGVEGEETADLIRETGAECLFVKSDVSSEADVQALVQKTVATYGKLDCAFNNAGIDLVVTPLHEQSIEDFDQIMSINARGLFLCMKYEIQQMLTQGAGAIVNNSSTNGLVALPGISPYVASKHAVMGLTRSAALDYAKQGIRINAVNPGPIATDLMARSANQMGITFDDLGSMVPMGRIGQAAEIAQAVIFLCSDAASYITGQSLAIDGGYTAS
- a CDS encoding aldo/keto reductase family oxidoreductase produces the protein MSEQTNLGGTFTLPNTSITVKRIGYGAMQLAGPNVMGAPRDVDAAVAILREAIALGINHIDTSDIYGPHITNQIIRQALHPYPEDLVIVTKAGARRPKDGSWVPAMSRQDLTEAIHDNLHNLGLDAIDIVNLRLMGDMGDGHGLSEGSLAEPLTTLAELKKQGLIRHLGLSNVTPTQLAEAQTITEVVCVQNQYNVAHREDDAFIDDLAQQGIAYVPFFPLGGFTQLQSSVLESTAKSLDATPMQVALAWLLQRSPNILLIPGTSSVEHLRQNVKAAALQLPQQTVADLNEIAAKPLADRLS
- a CDS encoding NADP-dependent oxidoreductase, producing the protein MQNTPQQMKVMTVDEFGHADKLTLHTLPLPTVDAGEVLIRIKIAGVGIWDEMEREGELVYNEVHFPRVLGGECAGTIVAIGDGVERFAFGDRVYAQSFMNDKGDSYAEYVVVSSETVAPMPDGLDMLMAGGLPIAGVTALSNLQVSGTGNKTKLMLWGASGGVGHVALQLAKRMGANVFAIASGADGVALVKQLGADEAVDGHSDDVVQRARAFAPDGFDIALVLAGGDTVQSTLSLVRQGGMTTFPNGVMPEPKAPAGVELKKANGFANPTLLDQLNRLIGIGEFQVHIAQTFRLEEAAQAQSAMRQHYLGKIVLRVSSE
- a CDS encoding nuclear transport factor 2 family protein; translated protein: MKSNQIAVIERLQQAQNAQDLEALLACFAPNFQGNHPLHPERGFEGIENARKNWSGIFHAIPDFHSELLCSAVEGDTAWAEWYWFGTHRDGTQFNMRGVSIVGVQADQIECIPNLR
- a CDS encoding antibiotic biosynthesis monooxygenase — its product is MPQEKMPQVSDKELMMSNTLMIQPEYREEFLMELREILPQARRLEACISLEVGEVADQPGMFVLFERWRNGNEYLNEILQLPFYQRYLERSEPFYAAPRAVLVLTSI
- a CDS encoding CPBP family intramembrane glutamic endopeptidase gives rise to the protein MLSGQLGLDPVVYGLALAALSVIAPFAGFAAAALLRLRSWSAFGVRRTTARWLLIGVGAGVVAFVVRGFAAMAYTALTGDSSTPQEVYGDAGSGRVLSLVLATLFIGLLVPLVEELLFRGVITNALLRYGPLIGVVGSTLIFALAHGVNIVFAIALVFGLVSAELFRRSGSIWPGVIAHVINNLPTVFVLVLIRAA